The Phragmitibacter flavus genome includes a window with the following:
- a CDS encoding YoaK family protein, with protein MITKLPGWVWMGAALLATIGGMVNAVGFLGLTHEALTHLTGTTTSGAIALVTGDWRLLGHMGAILTAYFSGSVLSGFIIQQSTLRLGRRYGVTLLIESLLLLLATPLLMKDLRWGEYLATCACGVQNAMATSYSGAVIRTTHMSGIITDLGIWIGHWLRGLPQDHKRAWLGLTLFGGFFLGGVLGAVLFARFSYATLLLPAVLTGVTGLVYTVYQHWRGTRPGD; from the coding sequence ATGATCACCAAACTGCCGGGCTGGGTATGGATGGGCGCGGCGTTGCTCGCGACCATCGGCGGCATGGTGAATGCGGTGGGTTTTCTGGGGCTGACGCATGAGGCGTTGACGCATCTGACCGGGACGACGACCTCGGGAGCGATTGCGCTGGTGACTGGCGACTGGCGATTGCTGGGACACATGGGGGCGATTTTGACGGCCTATTTTTCCGGCAGTGTGCTGAGCGGGTTCATCATTCAACAAAGCACGCTGAGGCTCGGCCGCCGCTATGGGGTGACGTTGCTGATTGAGTCACTGTTGCTGCTGCTGGCGACGCCGTTGTTGATGAAGGATTTGCGATGGGGCGAGTATTTGGCGACTTGTGCCTGCGGGGTGCAGAATGCGATGGCCACTTCCTACAGCGGGGCGGTGATCCGCACGACGCACATGTCGGGGATCATCACGGATTTGGGGATCTGGATCGGGCATTGGTTGCGGGGACTTCCGCAGGATCACAAGCGTGCGTGGTTGGGATTGACGCTGTTTGGTGGGTTCTTTCTAGGCGGGGTGCTGGGGGCGGTGTTGTTTGCGCGATTTTCTTACGCGACGTTGTTGTTGCCCGCAGTTTTGACCGGGGTGACGGGGCTGGTCTACACGGTTTATCAGCATTGGCGTGGGACCCGGCCGGGGGATTAG